Sequence from the Abditibacteriaceae bacterium genome:
GCGTTTTGCGGCGATTGCACATTTGGTGCAGGGCGCGATGAATCCATGTGAAGCGCCGCGCGAAATTTTGTGCAGTGGCGGCGCGTTCTCTAAAAGTCCGGCATGGGCACAAATTTCCGCCGACTGCATGGGGGCGAATTTGGTGGAATCGTGCGAAAGCGAAGCGAGCGCGCGCGGCGCGGCGTTGATGGCGCTCGAAGCGTGTGGCATTGTCGAAAACATTGCCGATTTGCCTGCCGAACGCGGCGCGGCAATTGCCTTTAATCCCGATACGCACGAAATTTACAATCGCGCGCTGGAGCGGCAGAATGCTTTTTACGATCAGCTTTTCGCTTCGTCATTAATGCCGCGAACACGATAAGTCGCACGTGTTACGTCCGGTCGAATTCGACCGTACTCTTTTAATTATGAACGAACACTGGATTGCCATTGTAAACCCGAAATCGGGTTCGGCGGGCGATGATTTTCGCGGCGTCATCGAAACGGCGCTGCAAGAGCGCGGTGTGGCCCACGAAATCCGCGAAACCACAATCGAACGCGGCGGCGGGATTCTGGCGCAAGAAGCTGTTGAGCAGGGCGCAACGCACATTCTTGCCTGCGGCGGCGATGGCACCGTGATGGAATGCGTCAATGGTGTTGGTAAGGCCAAGAAAGAAGCGACGCTGGGTATTGTTCCCGGCGGCACAGCGAACCTGCTGGCAACGGCGCTGAACATTCCGCGCGGCGATGTTGATGGCGCAATTGGCGCTTTGGTTGCGGGCGAAGATCGTGTTATCGATTTGGGACAGTGTGGCGAACATCTTTTCGCGCTGGGCCTGGGGCTTGGCCTGACGGAACGTCTTGTTTCGCAAACCAGCGCAAAGGAAAAGGAAGTCATTGGTAAATGGGCTTATGCCCGCGCCATGATGATGGAATTGGGCGCGCGACCGCACAACTTTACTCTTGTTCTCGATGGCAAGAAGATTCGCGAACGAGGCGTAGCGCTTGTTGTGGCAAACGC
This genomic interval carries:
- a CDS encoding diacylglycerol kinase family protein, translating into MNEHWIAIVNPKSGSAGDDFRGVIETALQERGVAHEIRETTIERGGGILAQEAVEQGATHILACGGDGTVMECVNGVGKAKKEATLGIVPGGTANLLATALNIPRGDVDGAIGALVAGEDRVIDLGQCGEHLFALGLGLGLTERLVSQTSAKEKEVIGKWAYARAMMMELGARPHNFTLVLDGKKIRERGVALVVANAGEISGKLQFAPDAKMDDGVLDICVLRRFYFRDVLRMGWTTLFGDIRADRAVEFYQAKTTEILSDPPLDLQIDGEEVEQQTPLRVEVRPGALRVRVPIDTPLPDKEAKEANV